The Paenibacillus mucilaginosus 3016 genome includes the window AGCACCAGCTCCGCGAACCCCTTGCGTGCATAAGCCGCATAAGTAATCCCTTCGGGGAGCTCGGCGCCGGCGAAGAAATACGAGAACTGCACAAGGGCGAACAGCGCATACACCGCGTTAAGCATCACAAGCATCGTGCCGGCCACTGTCGGGTCGATCTTGGGCAGGCCGGAGGGCGGCTCGAAGGCCGGTTCGGATGCTGTGAATAAGGAGCTTGCGGATGCGGGCCCGGTGATAGGGACGGGACCGTACTCCGGCGGTGAAGCCGGGCCGCCCTCCTCGCTCCTGCGCGGTTTGGGCCTATGCAGTCCGTTGATATAGGCGAAGAGGCCGACCGTCACGGCCGCCACCCACAGCAGACGGAACGCTTCCTCCCCCAGCTCCAGACCGGCCAGCAGGTCCGGCAGCCTGGCCAGCGACCGGTCGAAGACCGTGTCGGCGGAAGCGAGCAGCATCAGGACCATGAACACGAGCGGCGCCGACAGCAGCAGCCCGAGGAGCACCTTCCTCCCCTGGCCCGCCCCTCCGGATGAGGTCCTCCGGCGCTGCAGGACGGCCAGCAGCAGCTGGATCGGACGCGGCACGCTGCGCAGCGTCTGTACGGCGAGCTGCTCCAGAGGCTGAAACCACAAGGACTCGGCCGATGGTGCCGCGTGCCGGCTGCTCCAGGTCATATGTATGAGGATCAGCAGCGGGACCATCAGCGCATTGAGCATCAGGAGCAGCACGCCCGAATGCAGCATATAAGTCAGCGAGAGCAGGAGTACCGGCAGCAGCAGCAGGTTCACGGGCTGTTTCAGCGGGACCTCCTGCCGCGCTGCAGTTGTATAATACAGCGCGTAAAGGGCGGCGGCGAACAGCGGGTAAGACACGCCCCACGAGTGTCCATAGAACAGGTAGTGATGAAGCACGGCGCAGCCGAAAGCGGCGGCCAGCAGCCTGAGCTCGGCACGATTGGTGTCGGTTGGTTGCATCGCGTTCTCAGCCCCTCTTTCCCTGAAGAATCATCCGGAGGAATCGCACCGCCAGACGGCGGAGGCCGCGGACCGCCTCCACCGGGACCATCCCGGCTTCAGCCTTCCCAGAGGCGCCTTCTTCCGCTGCCTCTTCCACCGACTGCAGCTGCAGAGAGGCCTGCGGCTCCTGCCTCAGCTCCTCCCGGAGGGTAGACCATACCTCTTCTGCGCGGAGCTGGAGCAGCGAGGCCGCATGCTCCCCCCGGCGCTTCGCACAGGCCATCCGGGCCAGCAGCCAGACGCAGCGTGCGAGTTCCTCGGGCGCA containing:
- a CDS encoding DUF4173 domain-containing protein, which gives rise to MQPTDTNRAELRLLAAAFGCAVLHHYLFYGHSWGVSYPLFAAALYALYYTTAARQEVPLKQPVNLLLLPVLLLSLTYMLHSGVLLLMLNALMVPLLILIHMTWSSRHAAPSAESLWFQPLEQLAVQTLRSVPRPIQLLLAVLQRRRTSSGGAGQGRKVLLGLLLSAPLVFMVLMLLASADTVFDRSLARLPDLLAGLELGEEAFRLLWVAAVTVGLFAYINGLHRPKPRRSEEGGPASPPEYGPVPITGPASASSLFTASEPAFEPPSGLPKIDPTVAGTMLVMLNAVYALFALVQFSYFFAGAELPEGITYAAYARKGFAELVLVTLINLSVLIAMVYGVRRPGNRAWLALRSLLALLVGFSTVMLVSAYLRLALYEEAYGFTVTRILVHAFMLLLTVLFLLALVKLWKPQFPLVRSYLIAALAGYVILNYASVDGLIARGNIARYERTGHLDTGYLGSLGYEAVPYVAAMQHRRPDLAELSVAAETYRTRLQEEKPRWMEWNLARWRAERALELIE